The Pyrenophora tritici-repentis strain M4 chromosome 9, whole genome shotgun sequence sequence TTCTGACCCATCATTGGATTTGCTGCGGCCCTAGTTCGCATAGCCAGGTCCTCAGACAGTCGTCCGGTGAATTCCTTCATGCTATCAAGGGCCTCCTGCTTGTTGTTTTGATCTGCCCACATGTATTTGTACGTAGTATACGCAACCGGGTGTGAGATAGCGTGGGCATTGTTGCGTACAAACTCGACGACAGTACTGTCGCCTGTACTCTCGATATCCAGTAGTTTCTGCAAGGCCTTGTTTGCGAGGTTCATCCTATTGCTCTTGCGGCAAAGGTTGGTATACTTTATCCACATGTCGGTTCCTTCTTGTGGTGAGATGACAAGCTGTCGCACCTTGATCATGCGCTGCCAAACTTCCGGGTTCGGTTGTAGCCCCCTGAGTCGCTTCATCCAAGTCTTTCGCATGCTCTTCTGCTTTTCATGGTTTCCCTCGTTTTGCTTGTACTGCATAATCTCCTCAAGTTCCGCCAACATCTGCACGCGGATCATTGGTAAATAAGCACGCTGGTACGACTCTCCCAAAAGTGAACTGAGCTCGGTGTCGAGACCCTTGCGAGCTTTAGCAATCTCTTCCACGGCGATTTCGAACCGGTTGTTGTGGATATTGAGAATCGATGCGAAGAACGCACGGTCGGGCGACTGTTCCTTCATGACACCAAGGTAATTATCCATGTCAGCAAACTTACCCAGACCCCATGCGGCCGTTGCGGCAAGCGGTGCTATCGCCTTGCGGTACTCTTGTGTCGCATTGGCCCACTTCTCCTTTGACAAGCTGGAAAGAAGATCCCATTCGCCCAGAGCGTGCAAGCAGCGCATCTTGCCCATGGTAACGTCAAAGGAGTCTGGCTCTTCAAGCTCACGCCTCTGGTACGCTGCGAGCGCTTCGTCCCACTTCTGCAACTTCTCAAACCAAGTCTCTTTCAACTCAACGTCATGGTAATTTTGCGCCTTACGCAAAATACCGAAGGCAGCATCGGTCTGCTGCAGTTGGTTGTTGATACTGATAAGGGCTTCCACAGCGCTGGAATTCTGCTCCGCGTTGAATTCGAGCTCCTTATAATGTAGTGCCTTGGCAAATGCGTGACATTTGCCGGCATACATGCCAAGTATCCGGACGTCGATTGGTAGAGCCTTGTCGTCGTGTTCCATAAATTCTGCCAGGTTCAGCAGGACTTGCAATATCTCAGGCGGGATATTGGGCGACGTGAGTGCAGTCTCGATGGAACGCACAAGCTCCTCTTGGTATTGATCATACAGCTCTGTCCAGCACGAGACAAATGCAGAGTTGAACAAAGTTCTGGCGATTGGGTTGTACACGCTACCGAGTGGTGTGCAGGCGCGCAGTGCTTGTTGTGGTGATTCTCTCAGCAATTCCACGCTGAATCGTCGCATCCACTCGATCCAATCCTCTTTGGTCGTTTTGTTCGAGGCCTCCCATGCTTGTTTGAGATGCTGCTGGTTGACCGCTAGCTTTTTGGTGAGGATTTCCGCGGGATTCAAGTCTTCGTCATCTTCACCGTAACGCTCATCTGGGCTGAGATCTTGGGGTAAGGGTTCACCCTTCTGCAACTTCGAAACGATGCGCCCATAGTTCTCATGAGGTACCTTGTGCGCAATAAAGATCTTGTTCACAGTAGGTACAAAGTGGATGTAGTCTGGACCGAGCTGAAAGATAAGTGCACAGAGCGTCTCGAGTGCAGTCTGCTTCAGTGTTGGCTCGCTACCAGAAAGCACTCGACAGAGAGGGTGCACGATACGTGCGGCGAACTCGGAAACATTGACTTGCTTTGAAAGACGCCCTAAAGTTTCGATAGCATGTCTCCGGATCTGTATAGGTTGGCCAGGCTTATCGAACATCTTGACCATGACTGGAATGATGAGATGCATATACTCTTCGGCGCTCGAGccgaagatgaggaacgcGTGTAGTACTCTCTCTGAAGGTAAACGCTTGCCAGTCTGATCAGAGTCAAGCACACTGAGCATGAGTGGTAGTACATCCGCCAAGTAGACCTTGAATTCGCCTTCCAACGAGCGAGCAATGGCCTCGATCAGTGAAAGAATGGTGGCTTGGAGCTGTGGACTGCTACTCCAGTACTCTTTAATCGTTGCCAGGATACTTGGTAAGTAAGGGCGAATGTGTTGGCGAACGATCCGAACGAGTTGACTGAGCTGGTTGAAGTAGCCCTCCGACCGTCCCGCTGGCGTAGATTTTATGACATGGAGGAAACCTGGCACAACCTGGTTAAGGAAAGACACACACTTCAAGCCCATTGTTGCGTAAATGTTCATAACAGCCTCTACGATTGCCGTGTGGTACTGGACCAGTGATGGATCTTTCAACAGACCCATGAGTGTGCTGATGACGATTGTGGGGTAATACTCTTCGTTTGAGGGCGTGATGCCTTGCATGATGAGCGAGACATCGGTGATGGCCTGCGCTTCCAAGATAAGGTGCTTGTCGGGCGACTGCTCCATGATCTTTTGATACTCGTCGGGGTCTAGAGCTCCAAGGGTGCCCATGAGCCTAACAGTTTCTCTTCGGAGTTCACCTTCCTGTTCTATCTTCACAATGCTCATGAGAATGTTCATCAGCTCTGGGTAGTCTCTGTATGGCTCTATAACATAGCCAGCGTTGGTAGCTAGCTGCCCGAGAGCTTTCAGAGCAGAGAAGCGCTTAGCATCCGACGTCTGATCTTGCATGAAATCCAGGATGACGGGCATCAGATCCTTGATGTATTTGATCATGCCCTCGCCGCCGACTGTGGCGAGGTCACCAATGGCTTTGAGTGTCGTTGACGCGACTTCTGGATTTGGATCCTTACACTTGGGCAAAAGGACCTCGACGATTGGGTCGATCAGTGGCTTGATGAGACTGTCAGCAGCACCGACAAGACTACTAATTAACTTGGCACTTTCTTCCTTACTCCGCGGGCTGTTGGCATAGTTGACCTCGGTGAGTAGCTGCAAAAGGACTTTGCGGAGTGAAGGGAAGACATAAGCAGGATTCACAGCTGTGAGTCGACCAATGATGGACATGGCAGCTTCTCGAATACCGAATACCTCATCGTTCAGTGCAAGGAACAGAGTACGAACATTGTCCGCTTTGCCGAGATGTCGGTCGAACCGAGCATCCAGGGCTATTAGGACATCCCACCTTATGTCTGGATCAACGTCACCCACACCGACAGTCAAGAGTTTTTCGATGATGTCTCCAACTACTTTGGTCGCGTGAGTACTTGTCTGGTGGACAATAGGATCCTTGACAAAGAGCTGGCAGCAAGTTAACGCGGCGCGTTTGCGGATCTCGGGATTATCCGCCTCTACGTATCGGATCGCAACATCGCGAACAAACTCGTTCAGAACATGGCCCGTGAAGTCGAAACTGCCGAGTGTGTGCAGGGCTAGTGCAATCTCAGCTTCTCTTGGGGCGATGGTTTGTGGGTCTTTGTGGTCACGTGTCCATATTTGCGGAGGCTGAGATACCTGATATGGGCTGCCTAGGGGTAAGAAGTGTCGGCCGGCGAGGATCTGGCTGAGGAGATCAAGGAGTTTTTCTTGAATCATCGGCCGCGAAGGCGGTACGTAATGCGCCATGTCTACAAGTGCTTGGAAGAGAGAATCGCTCAGCCCGCATGAGAAAATAGGGTCCAGTAGTCGCTCAACAGACTTGGTGAGGGCTTGGCCGACCGCTGCTGATATCATACTAAGACATTGGAATATAGGCGCTTCGTTGATACCGCTCTTATTCCGGGACTTGGCAATCAGGCCCTCCTGTATGAAGCCTAGAATCCCCTCCAGATAAGGTGAGATGGCAACTCCGACGGCATTCGCAATCTGACCAATGGCTACGAATGCCTTGTCTCGGTCGCGGTCTTTCCTAATTAGACCCTGGAGGTGTAGCATACATTGATGCAGGTACTTTGTGGCGAATTCGGTTGGTGAATAGCCAGCGAGTATAGGTATGATAAGGACCACTTCTCTTCGAACCAGAGCATCGCGATGCTCCCGGTACTTGAGTACCTGCTCAACAGTCTCCTTGTACTTTTGGTCATTCATAAACATTGCGCTCTTGTCGAGCAGCTCCTTCATGGTAAGGAGCGAGCCATGGATCGCTTCATTGGTGTTGATGGTGAATCCGCGGAGAATCTCGTCGTAGACCTTGCCGAACCAGAGCTGGCGCATTTGCGAGTCGCGTGGGGAGATGATCTCGAAGCATGCGCTGATTGCCTCGGCGGCAGACTCTCGAATGAGGACCTTGGGGTCCCGGAGGGCAACCCATATGACTTCAAAGATTTGTGCAATCCATTGGTACATGAGCGTGGGAGAGTTTTTCGCCAGCTCGCGTAGTATGAGGACAGCAGCGAAGCGTCTATTCTCCAGGCGCTCCAACTGCAGCCACTCCAACGCGCCCTTGACCTCTGCCTCGACCAGCTCTGCCGTGAGGGTGCCGCCGGGCTTCGCCAGTCGTCCCAGAGCCTTGGCTGCTACCACCATGGCCGTGACATCCTGGCCCCGCATCACGGCCCTCAGGTACGAAGCAAAGCGCGTCGTCTTCTGTCCTGCATCGTCGCCGCGGAAGTCGATCAGGGCGTTGAGGGCGTGGATACCGCCGATGCGTTCGTTCGAGTCGCTGCCCGTGACAATGAGGCCGGAGATCTTGGTGTAAACTTCATTGTTGAAATTGGTAAAGACGTTGGGCGCGAGTTCTGCGCAACATCAGTTTCCTGTAGCTTGGGCGGGGGCCCTCGATCGCTCTGCTGCTCACCTCGGTGCGCCGCTTCAACCGTCTGTCGCAGTGTGTTTGCTGCTCGCTGTCGTGTTTCGTCATTTCTTTTGCCCGTCAGCTTCTCATCACGTTCATTTGGCCTTGTCGGGCTCACTTTGAGCGTAGTTCGTGGACTATGCGGTCCAGCGCGGACGAAAGGGGACCTTGCTGCGTCATCTTGACTGCTTCACCTGAAGCCTGTCGCAGCAAGAGCGTATCTGCTCACTCCATCCATAGAAAGGACAGGAGAATGGTATTAGAGGGGCGTTGACGGCGAATTGGTCGTCGCCAAACTTACTGGTCCCGACGCAAGACGCATGTCACGAACCCGGCCTAGCGAGCTTGGACCGTACCACGCTAGTCGCGGGAGCTAACCCTAACCTTCACACCGGGGAGGCGCAAATGGGATGACAGCCCACTGGTGGCGCGGTCAACACATCGAGTCGGAGACGGCATACACGACTGCA is a genomic window containing:
- a CDS encoding TEL1, Phosphatidylinositol kinase and protein kinase PI-3 kinase family encodes the protein MTQQGPLSSALDRIVHELRSKNDETRQRAANTLRQTVEAAHRELAPNVFTNFNNEVYTKISGLIVTGSDSNERIGGIHALNALIDFRGDDAGQKTTRFASYLRAVMRGQDVTAMVVAAKALGRLAKPGGTLTAELVEAEVKGALEWLQLERLENRRFAAVLILRELAKNSPTLMYQWIAQIFEVIWVALRDPKVLIRESAAEAISACFEIISPRDSQMRQLWFGKVYDEILRGFTINTNEAIHGSLLTMKELLDKSAMFMNDQKYKETVEQVLKYREHRDALVRREVVLIIPILAGYSPTEFATKYLHQCMLHLQGLIRKDRDRDKAFVAIGQIANAVGVAISPYLEGILGFIQEGLIAKSRNKSGINEAPIFQCLSMISAAVGQALTKSVERLLDPIFSCGLSDSLFQALVDMAHYVPPSRPMIQEKLLDLLSQILAGRHFLPLGSPYQVSQPPQIWTRDHKDPQTIAPREAEIALALHTLGSFDFTGHVLNEFVRDVAIRYVEADNPEIRKRAALTCCQLFVKDPIVHQTSTHATKVVGDIIEKLLTVGVGDVDPDIRWDVLIALDARFDRHLGKADNVRTLFLALNDEVFGIREAAMSIIGRLTAVNPAYVFPSLRKVLLQLLTEVNYANSPRSKEESAKLISSLVGAADSLIKPLIDPIVEVLLPKCKDPNPEVASTTLKAIGDLATVGGEGMIKYIKDLMPVILDFMQDQTSDAKRFSALKALGQLATNAGYVIEPYRDYPELMNILMSIVKIEQEGELRRETVRLMGTLGALDPDEYQKIMEQSPDKHLILEAQAITDVSLIMQGITPSNEEYYPTIVISTLMGLLKDPSLVQYHTAIVEAVMNIYATMGLKCVSFLNQVVPGFLHVIKSTPAGRSEGYFNQLSQLVRIVRQHIRPYLPSILATIKEYWSSSPQLQATILSLIEAIARSLEGEFKVYLADVLPLMLSVLDSDQTGKRLPSERVLHAFLIFGSSAEEYMHLIIPVMVKMFDKPGQPIQIRRHAIETLGRLSKQVNVSEFAARIVHPLCRVLSGSEPTLKQTALETLCALIFQLGPDYIHFVPTVNKIFIAHKVPHENYGRIVSKLQKGEPLPQDLSPDERYGEDDEDLNPAEILTKKLAVNQQHLKQAWEASNKTTKEDWIEWMRRFSVELLRESPQQALRACTPLGSVYNPIARTLFNSAFVSCWTELYDQYQEELVRSIETALTSPNIPPEILQVLLNLAEFMEHDDKALPIDVRILGMYAGKCHAFAKALHYKELEFNAEQNSSAVEALISINNQLQQTDAAFGILRKAQNYHDVELKETWFEKLQKWDEALAAYQRRELEEPDSFDVTMGKMRCLHALGEWDLLSSLSKEKWANATQEYRKAIAPLAATAAWGLGKFADMDNYLGVMKEQSPDRAFFASILNIHNNRFEIAVEEIAKARKGLDTELSSLLGESYQRAYLPMIRVQMLAELEEIMQYKQNEGNHEKQKSMRKTWMKRLRGLQPNPEVWQRMIKVRQLVISPQEGTDMWIKYTNLCRKSNRMNLANKALQKLLDIESTGDSTVVEFVRNNAHAISHPVAYTTYKYMWADQNNKQEALDSMKEFTGRLSEDLAMRTRAAANPMMGQNGMNGMSNGQHMFNNMNPFATTNGHNGVNGINGSAMLNGSAAGVSPSELVQCHRLLAKCYLKQGDWQQELQDGEWEHEYVHEILAAYAAATRYNKDWYKAWHAWALANFEVINSITSKSDREATEVPNNIIHDHVIPAIQGFFKSIALSSTSSLQDTLRLLTLWFGYGGREGVNRTITEGTKSVPIDTWLEVIPQLLARINQPNAVVRQSIHQLLIEVGKAHPQALVFPLTVSMKSDVSRRQRSAKELMEAMREHSPKLVEQADLVSHELIRIAVLWHEQWHEGLEEASRLYFGDHNIDGMFATLAPLHAMLDKGPETLREISFIQSFGRELQEARDWCNTFRTSGEIGDLNQAWDLYYQVFRKIARQLPSLMTLELQYVSPKLKDAHDLELAVPGTYQVGKPVIRIISFDPVASVIQSKQRPRKLEMRGSDGKAHTHILKGHEDIRQDERVMQLFGLCNTLLSNDVESRKRHLNIQRYAAVPLSTQSGLLGFVPNSDTLHVLIREYRDSRKILLNIEHRIMLQMAPDYDCLTLMQKVEVFGYALDNTTGQDLYRVLWLKSKSSEAWLDRRTNYTRSLAVMSMVGYILGLGDRHPSNLMLDRITGKVIHIDFGDCFEVAMHREKYPERVPFRLTRMLTYAMEVSNIEGSYRTTCEHVMRVLRSNKESVMAVLEAFIHDPLLTWRLNHRDTSPVEPNYPSERRQSIMGEAANVPPEHQMSSIVGRPRHRSSVAPPQNNDVDAKEVQNARALQVLSRVKEKLTGRDFGKGEDLPTEIQVDRLIKEATNLENLCQHYIGWCSFW